One window of Myxocyprinus asiaticus isolate MX2 ecotype Aquarium Trade chromosome 6, UBuf_Myxa_2, whole genome shotgun sequence genomic DNA carries:
- the LOC127442186 gene encoding uncharacterized protein LOC127442186: MNPAGSDPIQELVDAFRCNDFPQSGIRWLTLLCSGHNLSSPVTQSLDSFTQNFREVFGRPVGDTSVCEQLYNLRQGESSINEYALKFRTLAASSRWNEPALLTTYRLGLEPRLRLHLSSFDDSMGLERFIQLSIRVANRMRSCLDELPASQFPPVSSQHSSAHGPEPDSEVMQIDAFRLSSAERQHRLTQRLCLYCVGKGHVISACPIHTPRPLYLHFSTHGQTATLFPTLSATSSVSKDSRVTPTSRSKQ, from the exons atgaacccagcaggttCTGACcccatccaggagctggttgatGCATTCCG CTGCAACGATTTCCCACAGAGCGGGATAAGGTGGCTTACATTACTGTGCAGTGGGCACAACCTCTCTAGTCCAGTAACCCAATCCCTTGATAGCTTTACCCAAAATTTCCGAGAAGTTTTTGGACGCCCGGTTGGGGATACTTCAGTCTGTGAACAACTGTATAACCTTCGTCAGGGTGAGAGTTCAATCAACGAGTACGCCCTTAAATTCCGCACCCTAGCCGCCTCCAGCAGATGGAATGAGCCAGCTCTTCTAACCACCTACCGCCTGGGACTTGAGCCAAGGTTGCGGCTGCATCTCTCTTCCTTTGATGACTCCATGGGGCTCGAGCGCTTCATCCAGCTCTCCATCAGAGTGGCAAATAGAATGAGGTCCTGCCTCGATGAGTTACCCGCTTCGCAGTTCCCACCTGTCTCCTCGCAACACTCCTCAGCCCATGGTCCAGAACCGGACAGTGAAGTAATGCAGATAGATGCTTTCCGGCTATCCTCAGCAGAGCGCCAACACCGGCTGACCCAGCGGTTGTGTTTGTACTGTGTCGGAAAGGGACACGTCATCTCGGCATGTCCCATTCATACTCCACGCCCACTG TACCTGCACTTCTCGACTCACGGTCAGACGGCAACTTTATTTCCGACACTTTCTGCAACCAGCTCCGTCTCCAAAGACAGCCGTGTGACCCCAACCTCCAGATCCAAACAATAA